The Wansuia hejianensis genomic interval GGCCGGCAGCGGACGGAAGAGCTTCATCTTCAGGCAGACAGCCGGAACGGGATCAGCCTGGTTCTGGATGGCGGCTTGGAGGCGGTTAAAGACGGACAGAAGTACACGGGTACAGTAACAGTAAAGGGTGGTGAGAGCTTCTATCTGACTGCTCCAGTGAGCAGAGAGACAGAATGGCTGAGCCCTGAAATTAGGGGGATGCTGTCGGATAAAAGAGTGTTGGGGATCAGCTTCAAAAGCAGTGAAAACCGGGATGACGTACAGGATATCAGCTTTTGCATCTGGGAAGAGGGCAGCCCCGTCCGCCTGAAGATTCCTTTTGGAATAAAGGGGAGGCTGGAGCTTACCAAAGAAGGGAGCGACGGCAGGGATTTAAAGGACGTTGTATTTACGGCCGTACATAAGGAGACGGGCGAGCGTGCCGAATTGAAGACCGGAGAAGACGGCGGGGCTTCAGTGGATGGCCTGACCTGCGGAATTTGGGAAATCACTGAACAGTCAGGTGCGCCGGGTTATCTGAAGCCGGTGGAAGTTTACGAGGTTGAGATTACTGAGAAAGGCTGCCATCTTTCTGTTGTCAATGAGAAAATGAATCCGGCTCTGGCCGTGGCCAAAAAGGCCGGGCGGACGACAGGGGCTGATAAGCTGGAAAACGGGAGGTATCAGGGAAGCAAGATTCCGGGGTACTATCCTGCCGGCGCGGATGTAGCCTTTGAAATTACCGCTACGAATACGGGCAACGTGACCGCTTTTGAGGTGTGGCTGAGAGAAGAGCCTTCCGGGGAATTAAAACAATACCTGGAAGAAAACAGCGGAGTATTTTCAGTTCATAATCACAGCGGAAAACTTCAGGAAGGCCAGACGCTGTCTTCCGGCCAGGGAAATCCGGTGACGGTAAAGGCGGTTACCCAAGAAGGAGTGTTGCTGGACCAGCTGCGGCCCGGGGACAGCGTCAGCATTGATTACCGGGTGAAGCTACTAAAGGATGCTTCCTGTCTGGAAGCTTTAAATAATGTGGTAAGAATCCAGGGACAGTACGATCAGAATCCGAATCAGCCGGCGGAATGGAAACCGGTTCCGGAAGACGGGGATGACTGGGATCAGGACAAAATCTATGTGGTTACGCCCAAATTGTGCGTGGCGAAACTGGCCGGCCGTACCCAGGGAGCCAGGCTGGAGGCAGGAAGATATGAAGGAGAGAAAATACCTGGCTGGTATAAGAGCGGCGAGAACGTCAGCTTTCAAATCACGGCAACCAACTGCGGCAATGTGCCTGTATATCAGGTGAAACTGAATGACCAGCTTCAAAAGGAGCTGGAAGAGCTGGCAGTACCGGGAAAAAGCCACTGGATGACCGGAGGAAGCTTTCAGACGGTCAATCAGAAGGACGGGGGCGTGGAAGGCTCACAGGAAATCTTAGCGGCGGAAACGCTGCTGCCAGGGAAGTCTGTGACCCTGCAATATGTGATCTGCCTGAAGGAAGATGCGGGATATCTGGAATTGTTGGAGAATACGGTTCATGTGACTGCCGTCTATGATGCGGGACAGGAGACGGAGCAGGGAGAAGGCGTCCCGGAGACCCTGCTGACAGTGCCGGAGGATGAAGATGATACAGACAGCGACAGGCTACGGATCAGGACTCCCCGCCTGAAGGCGGCAAAACATGCGGACAGGACAACAGGCGTTGTGATGCAGTCAGGAAGATATACAGGAACCAGAATCCAGGGGACTTACCGCGCCGGAGAGGCGGTGCAATATACAATCACAGTCACCAACTCCGGAAATGCAGCCGCCCACGGGGTCAGGGTCAGAGATGAAATGGATGAAGCATTAAAAGGCTGGGTATCAGGGGCAGAATTTTCCGGGGAACAGAAGAATCTGAAATCATCAGAGGGGCGCATGATCCATGTAACATTTGAAAAGAACGGCACTGTTGAACTGGATTGCCTGGAGAGCGGAGATTCTGTAGATCTCATTTATACCGCCTATTTGAAAGAAACGGTTGATAACAGCAGCGATCTCGAAAACCAAGTGTCTGTCTCCGCGGAGGAGGTAATTCCTGATGAGGATGATGTAGACCGGGATTGGATCAGCCTGTTAGATTCAGCAAAGAAGACAGTGCCGGGAGGACAGAGAGGCAGTGCGGCAGCCAAAGGTGCAGTCCGCACCGGCGACAATAACAATTGGAACCTGCTGACGGGCTTGTTGCTGGCGGCAGGCGGCGGAACGATCCTATTGCTGAGAATACGGGCAGAAAAATCCAGGCAGAAAAGACAATAATGGCCGTCATGTAGTTTTCATCCACAATAAGCGATGATTCCCCCATCTGCGCAGGTGGAGGGATGAATCGCGGCAACGGCAGATACGTGGATTAAAAAACAAAAGGAGGAAGAAAAATGAAAAATACAACAAAAACACTGGTACTTGCGCTGGCACTGGCAGGGGTTTTGGCAATTGGCGGAATTGCGGCATATTTTACTGACGCTGATACAGTGACGAATACCTTTACCACAGGAAAGATATCTCTCAAGCTGCTGGAACCAGCCTGGAATCCTGAGCAGGCCCAGAACATCACTCCCATGCAGAAAATCGCGAAAGATCCGCAGATCAGAAATGACGGAACCAATCCGGAGTATGTTTTTATGGAAGTGGTGGTTCCGTATGAAAAACTGGTGACAGTTAATGAGGGCGGCAAGAAAAATGCAGCCGCAGATACAGATCTATGGAGC includes:
- a CDS encoding TasA family protein, producing MKNTTKTLVLALALAGVLAIGGIAAYFTDADTVTNTFTTGKISLKLLEPAWNPEQAQNITPMQKIAKDPQIRNDGTNPEYVFMEVVVPYEKLVTVNEGGKKNAAADTDLWSYEIKEGWAQVGEGSTDDRKKTHTYLYVYGSSAACTALEKDAVTPALFESVVFVNAVEGQGLEDSVKEIVVNAYGIQTSDINGGKTAPADVWSVLSAQPPALE
- a CDS encoding SpaA isopeptide-forming pilin-related protein translates to MRKRRNRPGCLFAVLMAVLTAAATGVQIFGGVIDSGQQEGSVSGKAEVKSVGTLRFSDSALKTDPVTGQMYPNQLPDSYSAAEEVNGTAVFCVTYQNGPDTEKHIGFCMDMSLSNPSGSEIDVPGAAVSEQIYQYQRNAMASKAMELGFCGQRSIWENGRGRGTYEAQLDYIQSPEGKTAYMATHIVLSKIHSGDIGRGQEFIRWEPAAALMAAVEREEDWSAEGISLQPELPSVYYENGRQRTEELHLQADSRNGISLVLDGGLEAVKDGQKYTGTVTVKGGESFYLTAPVSRETEWLSPEIRGMLSDKRVLGISFKSSENRDDVQDISFCIWEEGSPVRLKIPFGIKGRLELTKEGSDGRDLKDVVFTAVHKETGERAELKTGEDGGASVDGLTCGIWEITEQSGAPGYLKPVEVYEVEITEKGCHLSVVNEKMNPALAVAKKAGRTTGADKLENGRYQGSKIPGYYPAGADVAFEITATNTGNVTAFEVWLREEPSGELKQYLEENSGVFSVHNHSGKLQEGQTLSSGQGNPVTVKAVTQEGVLLDQLRPGDSVSIDYRVKLLKDASCLEALNNVVRIQGQYDQNPNQPAEWKPVPEDGDDWDQDKIYVVTPKLCVAKLAGRTQGARLEAGRYEGEKIPGWYKSGENVSFQITATNCGNVPVYQVKLNDQLQKELEELAVPGKSHWMTGGSFQTVNQKDGGVEGSQEILAAETLLPGKSVTLQYVICLKEDAGYLELLENTVHVTAVYDAGQETEQGEGVPETLLTVPEDEDDTDSDRLRIRTPRLKAAKHADRTTGVVMQSGRYTGTRIQGTYRAGEAVQYTITVTNSGNAAAHGVRVRDEMDEALKGWVSGAEFSGEQKNLKSSEGRMIHVTFEKNGTVELDCLESGDSVDLIYTAYLKETVDNSSDLENQVSVSAEEVIPDEDDVDRDWISLLDSAKKTVPGGQRGSAAAKGAVRTGDNNNWNLLTGLLLAAGGGTILLLRIRAEKSRQKRQ